The proteins below come from a single Corylus avellana chromosome ca3, CavTom2PMs-1.0 genomic window:
- the LOC132174084 gene encoding bifunctional pinoresinol-lariciresinol reductase 2-like: protein MLYIAIYVDEDDIAMYTIKTIDDPRTLNKTVYIRPPKNILSQREVVEIWEKLIGHDLHKSSISKEDFLASIEGQEYAEQVGLIHYYHVCYEGCLANFEIGKDAGEASKLYPEIHYTSVEEYMKRYL from the exons atgctttATATTG CAATTTATGTTGATGAAGATGACATAGCCATGTACACTATCAAAACCATAGATGATCCTCGAACTCTTAACAAGACAGTATATATTAGGCccccaaaaaacattttatctCAAAGAGAAGTTGTTGAGATTTGGGAGAAACTTATTGGCCACGACTTGCACAAGTCTTCGATATCCAAGGAAGACTTCCTAGCTTCCATAGAAG GACAAGAGTATGCGGAGCAAGTTGGATTAATACATTACTATCATGTTTGTTATGAGGGATGTCTTGCAAATTTCGAGATTGGAAAGGATGCAGGAGAAGCTTCTAAGCTTTATCCAGAGATTCACTACACTTCTGTCGAGGAATACATGAAACGTTatttataa
- the LOC132175490 gene encoding uncharacterized protein LOC132175490, with protein MPLSITAITSKVLIAFPSLPTSKIVKPCTFPLKNDGNIAHPRANAFMASRSLKFVANSVFGDGSVLVAFNVPFPSDYSELLDQARNAIELALKDNRQLMVS; from the exons ATGCCGTTATCCATTACTGCAATTACTTCGAAGGTTTTGATtgcttttccttctcttccaacTTCAAAG ATTGTTAAGCCCTGTACTTTTCCATTGAAGAATGATGGGAATATTGCTCATCCAAGAGCCAACGCATTCATGGCGTCTAGAAGTCTCAAATTCGTGGCTAATTCGGTTTTTGGGGATGGCAGTGTCTTGGTTGCTTTTAATGTGCCATTTCCTAGTGATTATTCTGAGCTTCTTGACCAA GCCAGAAATGCAATTGAATTGGCTTTGAAGGATAACAGACAGTTGATGGTGAGTTAG
- the LOC132175736 gene encoding isoflavone reductase homolog: protein MGKSKVLVVGGTGYIGKRIVMASLAQGHATYVLRRPETGLDIDKAQMLLSFKRRGAHLVEGSFSDHRSLVDAVKQVDVVICTMSGVHFRSHNILLQLQLVEAIKEAGNIKRFLPSEFGIDPARMGDALEPGRVTFDEKMIVRKAIVDAKIPFTYVSANCFAGYFVGNLSQMGTLFPPKENVHIYGDGHAKVVFMDEDDVATYTIKAIDDPRTLNKTLYLRPPENILSQRELVEKWENLAAKKLQKISISSDDFLASMKGLDYAAQVGIGHFYHIFYEGCLTNFEIGEGGEEASKLYPEVKYTRMDEYLTLYL, encoded by the exons ATGGGAAAGAGCAAGGTTCTCGTTGTGGGGGGCACTGGGTATATAGGGAAGAGGATTGTGATGGCAAGCCTTGCCCAGGGCCATGCAACCTATGTTCTTCGAAGGCCTGAGACTGGTCTTGACATCGACAAAGCGCAAATGCTACTGTCGTTTAAGCGGCGAGGAGCCCACCTTGTCGAAGGCTCGTTTTCCGATCACCGGAGCCTTGTCGACGCCGTGAAGCAGGTCGACGTTGTGATCTGTACAATGTCTGGGGTGCATTTCAGGTCTCACAACATTTTGTTGCAGCTCCAGCTTGTTGAGGCCATCAAAGAAGCAGGAAACATtaag CGTTTCTTGCCATCAGAATTTGGTATTGACCCTGCGAGGATGGGAGATGCTCTTGAACCAGGAAGAGTGACATTTGATGAGAAAATGATAGTGAGAAAAGCAATAGTGGATGCCAAAATCCCTTTTACTTATGTTTCTGCTAACTGCTTTGCTGGTTACTTCGTTGGAAACCTTTCTCAAATGGGAACACTTTTTCCCCCAAAAGAAAATGTTCATATATATGGAGATGGCCATGCAAAAG TGGTTTTTATGGATGAAGATGACGTGGCAACATATACAATTAAGGCAATAGATGATCCTCGAACCCTCAACAAAACCCTCTACCTTCGGCCACCTGAAAACATTCTATCCCAAAGAGAATTAGTTGAGAAGTGGGAGAACCTTGCTGCCAAGAAATTACAGAAGATTAGCATTTCATCAGACGACTTCCTTGCCTCCATGAAAg GACTGGATTATGCAGCGCAGGTAGGAATTGGGCATTTCTATCACATATTCTATGAAGGCTGTTTGACAAACTTTGAAATAGGGGAAGGGGGAGAAGAAGCTTCAAAGCTGTACCCAGAGGTGAAATATACACGTATGGATGAATACCTAACGCTCTATCTATGA
- the LOC132176272 gene encoding isoflavone reductase homolog: protein MGKSKVLVVGGTGYIGKRIVMASLAQGHATYVLRRPETGLDIDKAQMLLSFKRRGAHLVEGSFSDHRSLVDAVKQVNVVICTMSGEHFRSHNLLLQLQLVEAIKEAGNIKRFLPSEFGIDPARMGDALAPGRVTFDDKMVVRKAIEDAKIPFTFVSANCFAGYFAGNLSQMRTLFPPKEKVHIYGDGQAKVIYMDEDDVATYTIKAIDDPRTLNKTLYLRPSENILSRRELVEKWENIAAKKLQKISISSDDFLASMKGLDYGGQVAVGHFYHIFYEGCLTNFEIGEGGEEASKLYPEVKYTRMDEYLKLYL from the exons ATGGGAAAGAGCAAGGTTCTTGTTGTGGGGGGCACTGGGTATATAGGGAAGAGGATTGTGATGGCAAGCCTTGCCCAGGGCCATGCAACCTATGTTCTTCGAAGGCCTGAGACTGGTCTTGACATTGACAAAGCACAAATGCTACTGTCGTTTAAGCGGCGGGGAGCCCACCTTGTCGAAGGCTCGTTTTCCGATCACCGGAGCCTTGTCGACGCCGTGAAGCAGGTCAACGTTGTGATCTGCACAATGTCTGGGGAGCATTTCCGGTCTCACAACCTTTTGTTGCAGCTCCAGCTTGTTGAGGCCATCAAAGAAGCAGGAAACATtaag CGTTTCTTGCCATCAGAATTTGGTATTGACCCTGCGAGGATGGGAGATGCTCTTGCACCAGGAAGAGTGACATTTGATGATAAAATGGTTGTGAGAAAAGCAATAGAGGATGCCAAAATCCCTTTTACTTTTGTTTCTGCTAACTGCTTTGCTGGTTACTTCGCTGGCAACCTTTCTCAAATGAGAACACTTTttcccccaaaagaaaaagttcatatatatggAGATGGCCAAGCAAAAG TTATATATATGGATGAAGATGACGTAGCAACATACACAATTAAGGCAATAGATGATCCTCGAACCCTCAACAAAACCCTCTACCTTCGGCCATCTGAAAACATTCTCTCCCGAAGAGAATTAGTTGAGAAGTGGGAGAACATTGCTGCCAAGAAATTACAGAAGATTAGCATTTCATCAGACGACTTCCTTGCCTCCATGAAAG GACTGGATTATGGAGGGCAGGTAGCAGTTGGGCATTTCTATCacattttctatgaaggttgtTTGACAAACTTTGAAATAGGGGAAGGGGGAGAAGAAGCTTCAAAGCTGTATCCAGAGGTGAAATATACACGTATGGATGAATACCTAAAGCTCTATCTATAA